One segment of uncultured Propionivibrio sp. DNA contains the following:
- a CDS encoding HAD-IIA family hydrolase: MNLDQKKCIVFDLDGTVYLGDVPIQGTIDYIRRNWGKKEIFFLTNNTSKNLSDYTKKLASVGLVDVPVERILSPLLPLADYLVEHGLTRIYPVGNTSFQAYLRQRVPGIVFTADAGCQAVVLGYDTELTYEKLATSCLLLQRPELRFLSTHPDLVCPSAQGPLPDTGSFVKLYEAATGRLPELVFGKPNTIVLSPLLKRFRQEDMVMVGDRLMTDKVLAENAGIDFILVLSGEAKREDLPSLERQPTLVVEHLGNL; this comes from the coding sequence GTGAATCTCGATCAGAAAAAATGCATCGTCTTTGACCTGGATGGGACCGTCTACCTCGGTGACGTGCCCATCCAGGGCACCATTGACTACATCCGGCGCAATTGGGGGAAGAAGGAAATCTTCTTCCTCACCAACAACACCTCGAAGAATCTTTCCGATTACACGAAGAAGCTCGCCAGCGTCGGCCTCGTCGACGTGCCGGTCGAGCGCATTCTCTCGCCGCTCCTGCCGCTCGCCGATTATCTCGTCGAGCACGGGCTGACGCGCATTTATCCCGTCGGCAACACGAGTTTCCAGGCCTACCTGCGTCAGCGCGTGCCGGGAATCGTCTTCACCGCCGACGCCGGCTGTCAGGCCGTTGTCCTCGGCTATGACACCGAACTGACCTACGAAAAACTCGCGACCTCGTGCCTGCTGTTGCAACGGCCCGAGCTGCGCTTCCTGTCCACGCACCCCGACCTCGTCTGTCCGTCGGCGCAGGGACCGCTGCCCGATACCGGCAGCTTCGTCAAACTCTATGAGGCGGCAACCGGCCGCCTGCCCGAACTCGTCTTCGGCAAGCCCAATACCATCGTCTTGTCGCCGCTGCTCAAGCGTTTCCGGCAGGAGGACATGGTCATGGTCGGCGACCGGCTGATGACCGACAAGGTGCTGGCCGAGAACGCCGGCATCGATTTCATCCTTGTTCTCTCAGGCGAAGCGAAGCGAGAGGATCTGCCAAGCCTCGAACGGCAGCCGACGCTGGTCGTCGAACACCTGGGCAATCTCTAG
- a CDS encoding TRAP transporter large permease subunit translates to MELLVFLGSLFFFLFLNIPIALVMVLSAIVLMIYSGDGDFMIIPQAMVDGVNNYPLMAIPFFVFAGEIMAKGGLSKRVILLAQLMIGRVKGGLGYATIIASIIFAGLMGSSVGEAAALMGILYPMMKDAGYDKGRAGGIISSGAILGPIIPPSANFILLGATMELSITKLFMIGLVPGLIIGFFLLIMWYFVVKVDGYTETITFTRQEAINILKEATPAFMLPVLLLGGIRGGVFTPTEGGAFAAVYAIVVTTLYYRELPLRELLRVSATAARSTAVVMLIVGAATAVGWFITAAQIPDQMKSFFEPLVPTPTLLLIAIMIFLFAAGMVMDLTPNILLFAPVFYPLTNAAGIDPYFFGLLFVLNVGIGVITPPVGTVLFVVCGSAGISMGYLVRKMMPFLLMEVAVLFLLLFFPKLSLVPLKWLM, encoded by the coding sequence ATGGAATTACTCGTCTTCCTCGGGAGCCTCTTCTTCTTCCTTTTTCTCAATATTCCGATCGCGCTGGTGATGGTGTTGTCGGCGATCGTCCTGATGATCTATTCGGGCGACGGCGACTTCATGATCATCCCGCAGGCGATGGTTGACGGCGTCAATAACTACCCGTTGATGGCCATCCCCTTCTTCGTCTTCGCCGGCGAAATTATGGCCAAGGGCGGGCTGTCGAAGCGCGTCATCCTGCTTGCGCAGCTGATGATCGGCCGCGTCAAGGGCGGCCTCGGTTATGCGACGATCATCGCCTCGATCATCTTCGCCGGCCTGATGGGCAGTTCGGTCGGCGAAGCCGCGGCGCTGATGGGCATCCTCTATCCGATGATGAAGGATGCGGGTTATGACAAGGGACGCGCCGGCGGCATCATTTCGTCGGGCGCGATCCTCGGTCCGATCATCCCGCCGTCGGCCAACTTCATCCTGCTCGGCGCGACGATGGAGCTGTCGATCACCAAGCTCTTCATGATCGGTCTCGTGCCGGGCCTGATCATCGGCTTCTTCCTGCTGATCATGTGGTACTTCGTCGTCAAGGTCGATGGCTATACCGAGACGATCACCTTTACGCGCCAAGAAGCGATCAACATCCTCAAGGAAGCGACGCCGGCCTTCATGCTGCCGGTGCTGCTGCTGGGCGGTATCCGCGGCGGCGTGTTTACGCCGACCGAGGGCGGTGCCTTCGCTGCAGTCTATGCGATCGTGGTGACGACGCTGTACTACCGCGAGCTTCCGTTGCGCGAGTTGCTGCGCGTTAGCGCGACGGCCGCCCGCAGCACGGCGGTGGTCATGCTGATCGTCGGCGCGGCGACTGCGGTCGGCTGGTTCATCACCGCGGCGCAGATCCCCGACCAGATGAAGTCCTTCTTCGAGCCGCTGGTCCCGACGCCGACGCTGCTGCTGATCGCGATCATGATCTTCCTGTTCGCGGCCGGCATGGTCATGGACCTGACGCCGAACATCCTGCTGTTCGCGCCGGTGTTCTATCCACTGACCAATGCCGCCGGCATCGACCCGTACTTCTTCGGCCTGCTCTTCGTGCTCAACGTCGGTATCGGCGTCATCACGCCGCCGGTCGGCACGGTGCTGTTCGTCGTCTGCGGTTCGGCCGGGATATCGATGGGCTATCTGGTACGCAAGATGATGCCGTTCCTGCTGATGGAGGTGGCGGTGCTGTTCCTGCTGCTGTTCTTCCCGAAGCTGTCGCTCGTGCCGCTCAAGTGGTTGATGTAA
- a CDS encoding TRAP transporter small permease subunit: MSELMPEKPQENESKAEIAFQVFCAVMFLSMIGLVFWNAMLRYIFKASFAPSEEWARILFMYITFFGSIEGFYRGRHIAVDMVTSLLTGLTRKAVDVVAQLFALAALVLLLIGGISLVQQTIDTATVATGLNMAFVNGTLPIMALAVIVIRGRELLITLKKPACEFVRIPKEF, translated from the coding sequence ATGAGCGAGCTCATGCCGGAAAAGCCACAGGAAAATGAAAGCAAGGCGGAAATCGCCTTTCAGGTGTTCTGTGCGGTGATGTTTCTGTCGATGATCGGCCTGGTGTTCTGGAACGCCATGCTGCGCTACATATTCAAGGCGAGTTTTGCGCCGAGCGAGGAATGGGCGCGCATCCTGTTCATGTATATCACTTTCTTCGGTTCGATCGAGGGCTTCTATCGTGGCCGTCATATTGCCGTCGATATGGTCACCAGCCTGCTGACTGGGTTGACGCGGAAGGCGGTCGATGTCGTCGCGCAGTTGTTCGCGCTGGCGGCGCTGGTGCTGCTGCTGATCGGCGGCATCTCGCTGGTACAGCAGACGATCGATACGGCGACCGTGGCGACCGGCCTCAACATGGCCTTCGTCAATGGCACGTTGCCGATCATGGCGCTGGCCGTCATCGTCATCCGCGGGCGTGAACTGCTGATCACGCTGAAGAAGCCCGCGTGTGAATTCGTCCGCATTCCGAAGGAGTTCTGA
- a CDS encoding TRAP transporter substrate-binding protein, with the protein MKRRILLLSILALLGGAVAPVVAADKIVVKIAGMKPDGEPETVGMKLFAKYVMEGTKGKYDVRVFPNSQLGKEDAYIAQTRKGIIQMCATGTQTSSLFPAMAMLETPMLYDSLDHAHKAMNGETFKLINKGFAEKSGLTMMNAFPLGFRHFYTKKPVNGINDLKGLRMRVPNIPLYLEFAKQLGQSGQPMPFAEVPAALDQGTIDGGDSPFSDIVALKMYEIAPNITLSGHILVIHSLYINNDFYAKLPPEDRKVFDDAAKRSAEDVWKMASDVEKKAVDEITKGGGKIVTPNAEFKAALKKAGEGTWKLFYDTVPNAKEILESVKQYK; encoded by the coding sequence ATGAAACGCAGGATTCTTCTTCTTTCCATCCTGGCGCTGCTGGGTGGAGCGGTCGCGCCGGTTGTCGCCGCCGACAAGATTGTCGTCAAGATCGCCGGCATGAAGCCGGATGGCGAACCGGAAACCGTTGGCATGAAGCTGTTCGCCAAATATGTCATGGAAGGGACCAAGGGCAAGTACGACGTCCGCGTATTCCCGAACAGCCAGCTTGGCAAGGAAGACGCCTACATCGCGCAGACGCGCAAGGGCATCATCCAGATGTGCGCGACCGGCACGCAGACTTCCTCGCTTTTCCCGGCGATGGCGATGCTGGAAACGCCGATGCTGTATGACAGCCTCGACCACGCCCACAAGGCGATGAACGGCGAGACCTTCAAGCTGATCAACAAGGGTTTTGCCGAGAAGTCGGGCCTGACGATGATGAACGCTTTCCCGCTCGGTTTCCGTCATTTCTACACCAAGAAGCCGGTCAATGGCATCAACGACCTCAAGGGTCTGCGCATGCGCGTGCCGAACATTCCGCTCTATCTGGAATTCGCCAAGCAACTCGGCCAGAGCGGCCAGCCGATGCCGTTCGCCGAAGTGCCGGCGGCGCTCGACCAGGGCACGATCGATGGTGGCGACAGCCCCTTCTCCGATATCGTCGCGCTGAAGATGTATGAAATCGCGCCGAACATCACGCTGTCCGGCCACATTCTCGTGATCCACTCGCTCTACATCAATAACGACTTCTACGCCAAGCTGCCGCCGGAAGACCGAAAAGTCTTCGATGACGCAGCCAAGCGCTCGGCCGAGGACGTCTGGAAGATGGCGTCGGATGTCGAGAAGAAGGCGGTCGATGAAATCACCAAGGGCGGCGGCAAGATCGTGACGCCGAACGCCGAGTTCAAGGCGGCGCTGAAGAAGGCCGGCGAAGGCACGTGGAAGCTGTTCTACGACACCGTGCCCAATGCCAAGGAAATTCTCGAAAGCGTCAAGCAGTACAAGTGA
- a CDS encoding glycerol-3-phosphate dehydrogenase/oxidase — protein MKLRLSNIRKLGQGDFDVLVIGGGINGAVSAAALSGKGAKVALIDQRDFAGFTSQQSSNLAWGGIKYLESRDFGLVRGLCKSRNHLIENFPSRIKEIRFFTTIEKGFRFPPWFIWAGTWVYWLFGNCFTQMPRLLNRRATQQEEPVVSTANYYGGFEYSDAYLHDNDSRFVFQFIRAAMDHGCIAANYVASEGARRENGRWVTRVRDVISGESFDIRAKVLINAAGPFVDDHNALTGEKTEHQHVFSKGIHLIVPQITPNRRILTFFADDGRLFFVIPMGVRTCVGTTDTRVDSPYSEVTEEDRQFVLDNINKRLNLAKPLTTADIIAERCGVRPLVVKRTGNGNGERDWLQMSRKHEIDANQETAHISVFGGKLTDCVNVGNEISTLVAGMGVSMRYPAYKWYGEPHASVREEYFHQAQLMNLDSYTSPNSIEALSTRLWRRYDQQALELLALIREDPREAEVLIKGTDYIRCEIELIRHQEMVTKLEDFLRRRSKIALVMRHEDIRNAEGLMAACEILFGDEAREKFDEYFASDAGQGPAATTA, from the coding sequence ATGAAGCTGAGACTGAGCAATATCCGGAAACTCGGGCAGGGGGATTTCGATGTCCTGGTGATCGGCGGAGGCATCAACGGGGCGGTGTCGGCGGCTGCGTTGTCGGGCAAGGGCGCCAAGGTCGCCTTGATCGACCAGCGCGATTTCGCGGGATTCACCAGCCAGCAGTCGAGCAATCTCGCCTGGGGCGGGATCAAGTACCTCGAAAGCCGCGATTTTGGCCTTGTGCGCGGCCTGTGCAAAAGCCGCAACCATCTGATCGAGAACTTCCCGTCGCGCATCAAGGAGATCCGCTTTTTCACGACCATCGAGAAGGGCTTCCGCTTCCCGCCGTGGTTCATCTGGGCGGGGACCTGGGTTTACTGGCTGTTCGGCAACTGCTTCACGCAGATGCCGCGCCTGCTGAACCGGCGCGCCACCCAGCAGGAAGAACCGGTGGTCAGTACGGCCAACTATTACGGCGGTTTCGAGTACTCGGACGCCTATCTGCACGACAACGATTCGCGCTTCGTCTTCCAGTTCATCCGTGCCGCCATGGACCACGGCTGCATCGCCGCCAATTACGTCGCTTCCGAGGGGGCGCGCCGCGAGAACGGGCGCTGGGTCACGCGCGTTCGCGATGTGATCTCGGGCGAGTCTTTCGATATCCGCGCCAAGGTACTGATCAACGCCGCCGGCCCCTTCGTTGACGATCACAACGCCCTGACCGGCGAGAAGACCGAGCACCAGCACGTGTTCTCAAAAGGCATCCATCTGATCGTGCCGCAGATCACGCCGAACCGGCGCATCCTGACCTTCTTCGCCGATGACGGGCGCCTGTTCTTCGTCATCCCGATGGGGGTGCGCACCTGCGTCGGCACGACCGATACGCGTGTCGATTCGCCCTACAGCGAGGTGACCGAGGAAGACCGCCAGTTCGTGCTCGACAACATCAACAAGCGCCTGAATCTGGCGAAGCCGCTGACCACCGCCGACATCATCGCCGAGCGTTGCGGCGTCCGTCCGCTCGTCGTCAAGCGTACAGGCAACGGCAACGGCGAGCGCGACTGGTTGCAGATGTCGCGCAAGCATGAAATCGATGCGAATCAGGAGACCGCGCACATCAGCGTGTTTGGCGGCAAGCTGACCGATTGCGTGAACGTCGGTAACGAGATCTCCACGCTGGTGGCCGGCATGGGGGTGTCGATGCGCTATCCCGCCTACAAGTGGTACGGCGAGCCGCATGCGTCGGTGCGCGAAGAGTACTTCCATCAGGCGCAGCTGATGAACCTCGACAGCTATACCTCACCGAATTCGATCGAGGCCCTGAGCACGCGCTTGTGGCGTCGCTACGACCAGCAGGCGCTCGAGCTGCTGGCGCTGATCCGCGAGGATCCGCGCGAGGCGGAAGTGCTGATCAAGGGAACCGATTACATTCGCTGTGAAATCGAATTGATCCGTCATCAGGAAATGGTGACCAAGCTGGAGGACTTCCTGCGTCGGCGCTCGAAGATCGCGCTGGTCATGCGGCACGAGGATATTCGCAACGCCGAGGGCTTGATGGCGGCCTGCGAAATCCTGTTCGGGGACGAGGCCCGCGAGAAATTCGACGAATACTTCGCCTCGGATGCCGGGCAGGGGCCGGCGGCGACGACGGCATAG
- the purF gene encoding amidophosphoribosyltransferase: MCGILGVMATSPVNQLLYDGLMVLQHRGQDAAGIATGDGDAFYMHKGSGLVRDVFRTRNMRALPGNMGIAHCRYPTAGSSSDSAESQPFYVNSPFGLVLAHNGNLTNTQQLQEDMFRQDLRHINTSSDSEVLLNVLAHELQESASGYRLDPDMIFKAVSGVHRRCKGAYAVVVMIAGHGLLAFRDPFGIRPLVVGVNDTPAGQEFLVASESVALDTLGFRVLRDVAPGEAIFVGLDHQMHARQCADHPVLSPCIFEFVYLARPDSVIDGVSVYETRLVMGEYLADLVAKKLPVDEIDVVIPIPDSSRPSAMQLAQKLGLPYREGFVKNRYIGRTFIMPGQSVRKKSVRQKLNTVTQEFKGKRVLLVDDSIVRGTTSGEIVEMARAAGALKVYFASAAPPVRYPNVYGIDMPTRNELIATDRTDEEICREIGADALVYQELDTLKASVSDLKPSLTRFDTSCFNGDYVTGDITPEYLDMIERARNKKLASGRDDQGASRQLDINLNVSG, from the coding sequence ATGTGCGGTATTCTCGGCGTCATGGCGACTTCGCCCGTCAATCAGCTGCTGTATGACGGGCTGATGGTTCTTCAACATCGCGGGCAGGATGCTGCCGGCATCGCCACGGGCGATGGCGACGCGTTCTACATGCACAAGGGGTCGGGCCTCGTCCGCGACGTCTTCCGCACGCGCAACATGCGCGCACTGCCCGGCAACATGGGCATCGCGCACTGCCGCTATCCGACCGCCGGTTCGTCGTCGGATTCGGCCGAGTCGCAGCCTTTCTACGTGAATTCGCCCTTCGGCCTGGTGCTCGCGCACAACGGCAACCTGACCAATACGCAGCAGCTGCAGGAGGACATGTTCCGCCAGGATCTGCGCCACATCAACACGAGCTCCGACTCGGAAGTGCTGCTCAACGTACTGGCGCACGAACTGCAGGAATCGGCGAGCGGTTACCGGCTCGATCCCGACATGATCTTCAAGGCGGTCTCCGGCGTGCATCGCCGCTGCAAGGGCGCCTATGCCGTCGTCGTGATGATCGCCGGCCACGGCCTGCTCGCCTTCCGCGACCCGTTTGGCATCCGTCCGCTGGTGGTCGGTGTCAACGATACGCCGGCGGGACAGGAGTTTCTGGTCGCCTCCGAGTCGGTCGCGCTCGACACGCTCGGTTTCAGGGTCCTGCGCGACGTCGCGCCGGGCGAAGCGATCTTCGTCGGTCTGGATCACCAGATGCATGCGCGCCAGTGCGCCGATCATCCGGTGCTGTCGCCGTGCATCTTCGAGTTCGTCTATCTCGCGCGTCCCGACTCGGTCATCGATGGTGTCTCGGTGTATGAGACGCGCCTCGTGATGGGCGAGTACCTTGCCGATCTCGTCGCCAAGAAACTGCCGGTCGATGAAATCGACGTTGTCATCCCGATTCCGGACTCGAGCCGGCCGTCGGCGATGCAACTGGCGCAAAAGCTCGGGCTGCCGTATCGCGAGGGCTTCGTCAAGAACCGCTACATCGGCCGCACCTTCATCATGCCCGGCCAGTCGGTGCGCAAGAAATCGGTGCGCCAGAAGCTCAATACCGTCACGCAGGAGTTCAAGGGCAAGCGCGTGCTGCTGGTCGATGACTCGATCGTGCGCGGCACGACCAGCGGCGAAATCGTCGAGATGGCGCGCGCCGCCGGTGCCCTCAAAGTCTATTTCGCTTCGGCCGCGCCGCCCGTGCGCTATCCCAACGTCTATGGCATCGATATGCCGACGCGCAATGAACTGATCGCGACCGACCGCACCGACGAGGAGATCTGCCGCGAGATCGGTGCCGATGCGCTGGTCTATCAGGAGCTGGACACGCTCAAGGCTTCGGTCAGCGATCTCAAGCCGAGCCTGACGCGTTTCGACACGTCCTGCTTCAACGGCGACTATGTCACCGGCGATATCACGCCGGAATATCTCGACATGATCGAGCGGGCGCGCAACAAGAAACTGGCGTCGGGCCGCGACGACCAGGGCGCGTCACGGCAACTCGATATCAACCTGAACGTTTCGGGCTAG
- a CDS encoding CvpA family protein → MTTLDYVVMAVVGASVALGLWRGVVGEIIALVAWVLAFFAAKSWGSEVARVFFDGIADPAMRTVAAWVAVFVVVLVLMALLRLAVRGLLKALGLSLSDRLLGVVFGAVRGLAIVLVLVAVGGMTSLPKEKWWADAYFSAPLETAVLAGKPWLPVDVAKRIRFR, encoded by the coding sequence ATGACCACACTCGATTACGTTGTCATGGCGGTGGTCGGCGCCTCGGTGGCATTGGGTTTATGGCGGGGCGTGGTTGGCGAGATCATTGCGCTGGTCGCCTGGGTATTGGCCTTCTTTGCGGCCAAGTCCTGGGGAAGTGAAGTGGCGCGGGTGTTTTTCGACGGCATTGCCGATCCGGCCATGCGCACCGTTGCCGCCTGGGTGGCGGTGTTCGTCGTTGTGCTCGTGCTGATGGCGCTCTTGCGCCTGGCTGTGCGCGGCCTGCTCAAGGCATTGGGTCTCAGTTTGAGCGATCGTCTGCTCGGCGTGGTGTTCGGCGCCGTCCGTGGTCTGGCGATCGTGCTGGTGTTGGTGGCCGTCGGCGGCATGACCTCGCTGCCGAAGGAGAAATGGTGGGCCGATGCGTATTTTTCGGCGCCGCTCGAGACGGCGGTGCTCGCCGGCAAGCCCTGGCTGCCGGTGGACGTCGCCAAACGGATTCGTTTCAGGTAG
- a CDS encoding SPOR domain-containing protein, whose protein sequence is MSDSSDAELLKKRARRRLVGAVAFAGFAAVVLPMVMDDEPKQQVQDVQIRIPGQDQAAFAPKSARMKSEPVERAAPAAVEKPAEKVALTEKAPPAEKPLETPVEKVPEKVPEKAKPAEKPTEKTPEKTPEKPAEKAPEKAADRNGDDAHRAAAILSGKHVEASAPAHGNGQFVILIGAFANQGNVKVLQSKLGELGLKVFTEPLDSPEGKKTRVRVGPFPNRDGAEKALDKMKRIGVNGVVAAKP, encoded by the coding sequence ATGTCCGACTCTTCTGATGCCGAACTGCTGAAAAAACGGGCGCGCCGCCGACTGGTCGGTGCGGTGGCGTTTGCTGGATTCGCGGCCGTCGTGCTGCCGATGGTGATGGACGACGAGCCCAAACAACAGGTGCAGGACGTCCAGATCCGTATTCCCGGACAGGACCAGGCTGCATTCGCGCCCAAGTCGGCGCGGATGAAGTCCGAGCCGGTCGAGCGTGCCGCGCCCGCTGCCGTCGAGAAGCCGGCAGAGAAGGTTGCGCTGACCGAGAAAGCGCCTCCGGCCGAAAAACCGCTTGAAACGCCGGTGGAGAAAGTCCCCGAAAAAGTACCGGAGAAGGCGAAACCGGCCGAGAAGCCGACGGAAAAGACGCCTGAAAAAACACCGGAAAAGCCTGCCGAAAAAGCACCGGAAAAAGCTGCCGACCGCAATGGCGACGACGCGCATCGTGCGGCCGCCATCCTGTCCGGAAAACATGTCGAGGCGAGCGCGCCGGCACACGGCAACGGCCAGTTCGTCATACTGATCGGCGCTTTCGCCAACCAGGGTAACGTCAAGGTACTGCAGAGCAAACTCGGCGAACTCGGCCTCAAGGTCTTTACCGAGCCGCTCGATTCGCCGGAGGGCAAGAAGACGCGCGTGCGCGTCGGGCCGTTCCCGAACCGCGATGGCGCGGAAAAGGCCCTCGACAAGATGAAGAGAATCGGCGTCAACGGCGTCGTCGCCGCCAAACCATGA
- the folC gene encoding bifunctional tetrahydrofolate synthase/dihydrofolate synthase: MNSLNDWLAHLEGLHPKGQAGIELGLERVARVKAELQQRQHCPVVVVGGTNGKGSTCAYLETIYRAAGVRTGCYTSPHLLVYNERVRVDGVPASDADLVRAFARVEAARQAAGGIALTYFEFGTLAAWEVFAAQGVGVAILEVGLGGRLDAVNVYDADCAIVTGIALDHTDWLGTTREAIGFEKAGIFRPARPALCADPVPPGTLCAHAASIGADLRLIGRDFTMAAEAQAWTFASGDTRWEGLPLPALKGACQLRNAAAALTAVALLQARLPVPRAAIETGLRTVRLAGRFEIIGEHPCVIVDVAHNPQAAAGLAENLEAMPCAGKTLAVVGMLADKDIAGALATLAGRVDVWLVAGLDVPRGAPAGTVARAVAGLGGNVEVFDSPEAAFACAVGRAGENDRIAAFGSFHTVAAVLRVVAARGDSPLPSGRS; encoded by the coding sequence GTGAATAGCTTGAACGATTGGCTGGCTCATCTGGAAGGCCTGCATCCGAAGGGGCAGGCCGGCATCGAACTCGGCCTCGAGCGCGTCGCCCGCGTCAAGGCCGAGTTGCAGCAGCGACAGCATTGCCCCGTGGTCGTTGTCGGCGGCACCAACGGCAAAGGCTCGACCTGCGCGTACCTGGAAACGATCTACCGCGCCGCCGGTGTTCGTACCGGCTGCTACACGTCGCCGCACCTGCTCGTCTATAACGAACGCGTCCGGGTCGACGGTGTGCCGGCGTCCGATGCCGATCTTGTCCGCGCCTTCGCGCGCGTCGAGGCGGCGCGGCAGGCGGCCGGCGGCATCGCGCTGACCTATTTCGAGTTCGGCACGCTGGCGGCCTGGGAAGTCTTTGCCGCGCAGGGTGTTGGCGTCGCGATCCTCGAAGTGGGTCTCGGTGGCCGCCTTGATGCCGTCAATGTCTATGATGCCGATTGCGCCATCGTGACCGGTATTGCGCTCGATCACACCGATTGGCTGGGAACGACGCGCGAAGCGATCGGTTTCGAGAAGGCCGGCATCTTCCGTCCTGCTCGGCCGGCGCTGTGCGCCGATCCGGTGCCGCCCGGGACCCTGTGCGCGCACGCTGCATCGATTGGCGCAGACCTGCGCCTGATCGGCCGGGATTTCACGATGGCGGCCGAGGCTCAGGCGTGGACGTTCGCGAGCGGCGACACGCGCTGGGAAGGCCTGCCGCTGCCTGCGTTGAAAGGCGCCTGTCAGTTGCGCAACGCCGCTGCCGCGCTGACGGCGGTGGCCCTGCTGCAGGCGCGCCTGCCGGTGCCGCGCGCAGCGATCGAAACCGGGCTGCGCACGGTGCGGCTGGCGGGGCGGTTCGAGATCATCGGCGAGCATCCGTGCGTCATCGTCGATGTGGCCCATAATCCTCAGGCGGCAGCCGGGCTGGCGGAGAATCTCGAGGCGATGCCCTGCGCCGGCAAGACGCTGGCCGTCGTCGGCATGCTGGCCGACAAGGACATTGCCGGCGCGCTGGCGACGCTGGCCGGCCGCGTCGATGTCTGGCTCGTCGCCGGCCTTGATGTGCCGCGCGGCGCGCCGGCCGGAACCGTGGCGCGTGCCGTCGCCGGACTCGGCGGAAACGTCGAGGTTTTCGACTCGCCGGAGGCGGCCTTTGCGTGTGCTGTCGGGCGGGCGGGGGAAAATGATAGAATTGCGGCCTTTGGTTCGTTCCATACGGTCGCGGCCGTGCTGCGGGTAGTCGCTGCGCGCGGCGATTCTCCGCTTCCGTCCGGGCGCTCCTGA
- a CDS encoding transporter substrate-binding domain-containing protein, with product MGHERSWEKGRSRWRSSALWLTVVTALTAGHAAAADRVELGAFEYPPIYQDAAGPDKGLAIDLALAAFQAVNVEVDLRFYPVARMIHYLETGAVTCAIGGQVLYEDPGVAANVRMGSVILYVLQTFFYDRRRFPDGFADISPDRLRGLGIGALNSSGIMRTLQRMPGLTLIPNTSHEGSARQLVAGRIDLWAIVDLTGQYFLTSLFREESGAYARTAPFNRGDVSLACSRTRDADGHYVGKFAEGLALIKRNGTFRRIMAKYYGGVQRIPSEALPADMR from the coding sequence ATGGGGCATGAAAGAAGCTGGGAAAAGGGACGGTCGCGATGGCGGTCCTCGGCGCTTTGGCTGACGGTGGTGACTGCGCTGACGGCCGGTCATGCCGCGGCTGCCGACCGCGTCGAACTCGGCGCCTTTGAATATCCGCCGATCTACCAGGACGCGGCAGGGCCGGACAAGGGGCTGGCGATCGATCTGGCGCTCGCCGCGTTTCAGGCGGTGAACGTCGAGGTCGATCTGCGCTTCTATCCGGTGGCGCGCATGATCCATTATCTTGAGACCGGCGCTGTAACCTGCGCGATCGGTGGGCAGGTCTTGTACGAGGATCCGGGGGTGGCGGCCAACGTGCGGATGGGCAGCGTCATTCTCTATGTGCTGCAGACCTTCTTCTACGATCGCCGACGCTTTCCCGACGGGTTTGCCGATATCAGTCCCGACCGCCTGCGCGGACTTGGCATTGGCGCGCTCAATTCCAGTGGCATCATGCGCACACTGCAGCGGATGCCGGGGCTGACACTGATACCGAACACCTCGCACGAAGGCTCGGCCAGGCAACTGGTGGCCGGGCGCATCGATCTGTGGGCGATCGTCGATCTGACTGGCCAGTATTTCCTGACATCGCTGTTTCGCGAGGAGTCCGGTGCGTATGCGCGGACGGCGCCGTTCAACCGCGGGGATGTGTCGCTGGCGTGTTCGCGTACGCGCGATGCCGATGGCCATTACGTCGGCAAATTTGCCGAAGGGCTGGCCCTGATCAAGAGAAACGGGACCTTCCGCCGGATCATGGCGAAGTACTACGGCGGCGTGCAGCGCATTCCGTCGGAGGCCTTGCCCGCCGACATGCGCTAG